The stretch of DNA TTGGCGCGAGTACCGGCGGGGCCGGGCCCGATGTTCTGATCCCATCAGGGCCCGCCAACCGATCGCTAACATGTGGCCAACGGTTGGCGGGAGATGGCGTGGACGTGCGGTGCGACGGGTTGCGGTTCGGGCTCCTGGGCGCTCCTGCCGTGTACGACGCCGACGGCGAGCCGCAGCCCGTGCAGAGCGCCAAGGGCCGCGCCCTGCTGGCCGCGCTGCTGCTCGAACCGGGCAGGGTGGTCTCCGTCGACGCCCTCAAGGACGCGCTGTGGGGCGGCGCACCGCCCGCGTCCGCGCACGCCTCGCTGCAGAACCACGTGACGCGTCTGCGCCGGCTCCTGGACGACCCGGACCGGCTGCGGGCGGTGCCTCCGGGGTACCGGCTGCGGGTGGCCGACGGTGAGCTGGACGTTCGGGTCTTCGAGCGGCTGGTCGCGCAGGCCAGGTCCGCGCATGCGGAACGTGACTGGGACGGCTGCGTGTCCGCCGCTTCCGGCGCGCTCGCCCTGTGGCGCGGCGCCCCGCTGGGCGGGCTGCCCGCGGACGCGGCGGGCCACGCGCTCGTGCCGCGCCTGGAGGAGGCGCGGCTGCTCGCCCTCGAGCTGCGGTACGACGCGGAGCTGGCGACCGGGGCCGGCGGCGGAGGGCTCGTGCCGGAGCTGGCGGAACTGGTCGCCGAGTATCCGCTGCGGGAGACTTTCCACCGGCAGCTGATGCTGGTACTGCACCGCACGGGCCGCCAGGCGGAAGCACTCGCAGTCCACCGCGAGCTGCGGCGCAGGCTGGTGGAGGAACTGGGCGTGGAACCGGGCGCCTCGGTACGGGAGGCACACCGCGAGGTACTGCAGGAGCCTGCTGGGTCGGCGTTGGTGGGGCGTGGTTCGGCTTCGGGGGGTGTGCTGGCGGGTTCGGCTTCGGGGGGTGCGCGGACGGGTTCGGCTTCGGGGGGTGCGCTGGCGGGTTCGGCTTCGGGTGGTACCTCCGAGGGCTTTACTCCAGGTGGTAGCCCGGCAGGCTTCGCTCCGGGGGTTGCTCCGGCGGGTTCGGGCTCGGGTTCGGGTTCGGGTTCGGGCTCGGGTTCGGAGGGTGCTCCGGAGGGTTCTGGGGCGGGGATGGCTCAGGAGGGTTCTGCTCCGGGGGTTGCTACCCCGGCGGGCGCCGGTTCGGGGATGGCTCAGGAGGGTTCAGCTCCGGGGGTTGCCACCTCGGCGGGCGCCGGTTCGGGGATGGCCCAGGAGGGTTCCGCTCCCAGGGGCGCCCCGGTGCCCTCCGCTCCGAGGACCGGCACGGCGGGTCCCGGTCCGGGGTCCCCGGCCTCCGCTGGACCAGAGTCTGCGGCTTTTGCTGGTCCTGTGTCTCCAGTCTCCGCCGGATCGGAGTCCCCGGCTTCCGTCGGCTCTGTGTCCGCGGCTTCCGCTGGATCGGAGTCCTCTGCTTTCGCGGGGCCTGTGTCTGCGGCTTCTGCTGGTCCGGAGTTGCAGGCCTTCGCCGGGCCGGAGTCTGCGGCTTTTGCTGGTCCTGTGTCTCCAGTCTCCGCCGGATCGGAGTCCCCGGCTTCCGTCGGCTCTGTGTCCGCGGCTTCCGCTGGATCGGAGTCCTCTGCTTTCGCGGGGCCTGTGTCTGCGGCTTCTGCTGGTCCGGAGTCGCAGGCCTTTGTTGGGCCAGAGTCTGCGGCTTTCGCCGGACCTCTGTCCCCGGCGTCCCCCGGTCCGGAGTTGCAGGCCTTCGCCGGACCAGAGTCCTCTGCTTTCGCCGGGCCTGTGTCCCCGGCTTCCGCTGGTCCGGAGTCGCAGGCCTCCGCCGGGCCAGAGTCCGCGGCCTTCGCCAGGCCTGTGTCCCAGGCACCCCCCGGCCCGGAGTCCCAGACCTCCGCCGGTCCGGAATCGCTGGACTCCGCCGGACCTGTGTCCCCAGCCTCCACAGGCCCAGTACCCCCACCCTCCACCGCACCAGAGCCCCCAGCACCCCCCGCCTCAAGCCCCGCCTCGCCCCCTCCCTCGGGCCCCACCGCCTCAGGTCCCACCGCTGCGAGCCCCACCGCCTCGGGCCCCATCGCCGCGAGCCCAGCCCCCGCAGGCCCCCCACGCCCCTCCACCCGCCCCGCCCAACTCCCGCCCTCCCCACCCCACTTCACGGGCCGCGAAGAAGTGGTGCGCTCCCTGGCGCGGCTTCTTGCGGGGCAGGGCGCCGGTGGCGGCGCCCCCGGCCGGGCGCCCGGTGTCACGCCCCCCGTTGCCGTGCTGTCCGGCATGGCGGGCGTGGGGAAGAGTGCCCTCGCCCTGCACGTGGCCCACCGGCTTCGCGAGCACTTCCCCGACGGGCAGCTCTACGTCAATCTGCGCGGCGCCACCCCCGGGATGACGCCCCTCACGCCCGGCCAGGCCCTCGCCGCCCTGCTCCGGGACCTCGGGGTCGAGTCGAGTCACAGCCCCGAACACCCGGACGCCGCAGCCGCGTTGCTCCGTTCGCTGCTCGCGCCCACCCGCACCCTGCTCGTCCTGGACGACGCGGCGACCGCCGCGCAGGTGCGGCCACTGCTGCCCGCGGGCCCCGGCTGCGCGGTCATCGTCACCAGCCGCTCTCCGCTCACCGCGCTCGACGGGGCGGGACGCTTCCCGCTGGATCCGCTCTCCGAGGGGGACAGCGTCGCCCTGCTGCGCGCGGCCTCCGGGCGCGCGGGGCTCGACGCAGGGCACCCCCTGGTCGAACTCGCGGGCCGTCTGCCGCTGGCCCTGCGCATCATCGCGGCCCGCCTTGCCGCCCGCCGCGCGCTCACCCCCGACGCCCTCGCCGAACTCCTCACCGTCAGCGGCGGACGCCTGCGCCACCTGGAGCACGACGACTTGAGCGTCCGGCGTTCGCTTGCCGTGGCTCTGGACGCGCTGCGTACGTCGGAGCGCGAGTCCGACCGGGACGCTGCCGCCGCCCTCGCCGCGATCGGCGCCCTTGACCTCCCGGCGTACGGAGTCCCGCTCGTCGCCCGCCTGTTGGGCGTGGAGGAGTGGCGCGCGGGAGCCGCACTCGACCGGCTCGTCGACGTCGCGCTCCTCGACGAGACGGCCTACGGCCGCTATGCCCCGCACGACCTCGTACGCGACTTCGCGCGGGAGGCGGCCCATCAGGACGGCGCGGGGGCGGCGGACGTCGTGGAATCGGCGCTGCGGTGGTACGCGGAGTCGGCGCGGCAGAGCCTGCTGGCGATCATGCCGGAGGGACTCGACCGCGACGACCGCCTCGGGGACCTCCCCGACCACCTGCTGCCCCGGCACACCGCCGACGGCTGTCCGGGCACGGGGTGCGCCGACAGCGGCCCCGGCATCGCCGACAGCGGCCCCGGCATCGCCGACAGCGGTCCCGGCATCGGCGATGGCGGTCCGGGCATCACTCATGGCTGCCCGGTTCCTGCCGTGCCGCCCATGTCCACCGACGACGCCTTCGCCTGGGGCGACACCGAGCTCGCCAACGTCATCGCCCTCGCCGACCGGCACGGCCGCGACTCCGCCCTCCTGCCCGTACTGGTCCGCTGCTTCTTCTCGTACCTCAAGCGCCGTGGCCGCCTCGCCGAGGCGGACCTCCTGAACCGCCTCGCGGTGACCGCGGCGCGCCGCTGGAAGGACACCGCGGCCGAGGCGCAGGCGCTCACCGACCTCGCGGGCCTCAACTACGTGTCGGGCCGCAGCGGCACGGCGCTCGACCTGATCGACGAGGCCCTCGACCTGTGGCGTTCGCTCGACCGCATGTCGTGCGTCCACCGCGGCGTCATCAACCGAGGTCTCCTCCTCGAAGCGCTCGGCCGCTACGAGGAGTCGGCCGAGGCGCTCGGCCAGAGCCTGGATCTCGCCAAGGCCATGGACGACCCGCTGAGCGAGGCGTTCGCCCTCAGCACGCTGGGCAACGTCTACGAGCACACCGACGCGCGCACCGCGATCTCCTACTACGAGCGGAGCCTGGCGATCGGCGAGACCCTCGGGCACGCCGGCCTGCGCCAGGAGGTCCACTGCGACATGGGCAAGGCCTACCTCGCCCTCGACGAACCGGACGTGGCGCTCAGGCACTTCGAGGAGAGCCTGCGCATCCACGGCGAGGCCGAGGACTGGCACAACGAGTCCAAGGTGCGCCTCGGCATGGTCCGCGCCCTGCGCGAGACGTCCCGCACGCAGGACGCGGGGCGCGAGTGCGACGACCTCCTGGAGCGTGCGGAGCTGCGGGCCGACGCCCACATGGCGGGTCTTGCCCGCCATCAGCGTGGGCTTCTGCTGTACGCGGAGGGGCGCGCCGAAGAGGCGTACGCGCAGTGGAAGTCGGCGCTCGAATCGCTGGACGGCACGGACAGCAGTGAGGTGGTCGGGGAGCTGAAGAGCCTGCTCACGGGCACGGGCACGGGTGTGGGTGCGGGTGTGGGTGCGGGCGCGGGTGCGACGGCGAGTGCGACGGCGAGTGCGATTGCGAGTACGGGTGCGGGCGCGGAGGCGGGCTGATTCCGGCTGCATGCCGGTGGCGCCTGAAACAGCCCCCCCGGGAGGACTACTTCGCGTCCGCGTAGCACTCCACCACGGCCACGGTGAACGGGAAACGCACCGGCGTCTCGCCGAACGCGATGCGCCCCGCCAGGTCCCCGGCCGCGCGGATCGCCTCCGTGACCGTCTCGGCCTCCTCCTGCGGGCAGTGCACGATGACCTCGTCGTGCTGGAAGAAGACCAGCTCGGCGCGGAGTCCTGCCGCGGCGATGGACTGACGCAGCGCGGCCAGCATCAGCAGGGCCCAGTCGGCCGCGCTGCCCTGGACGACGAAGTTACGGGTGAAGCGGCCGCGGGCGCGGGTGTTGCTCGACGCGTACCCAGGAGTGAACTCCCCGTCCTGGGAGGGCAGTTCGGCGGCCGGATCCTCCTGCGGGATGCCCGCCTCGTCGAAGTCCCCCGCGCCGGCCGCCGGCGGACTCGTCCGCCCCAGCCAGGTCCGTACGAGCCTGCCCTCCTCGCCCGCCTTCGCCGCATCGTCGACGTACGCCACCGCGGCGGGGAATCTGCGGCGCAGTGCCGCCAGGTTCTTCAGGCCGTCGCCCGACGTCTGCCCGTACACGGCACCGAGCAGTGCGATCTTGGCGTGGTCGCGGTCGCCGGAGAACGCGCGGTCCGAGAGGCGCGTGTAGAGATCCTCATGGCTGCCGGCCACCTCCATCAGGCCCCGGTCGCGGGAGATCGCGGCGAGGACCCGCGGCTCCATCTGGTCGGCGTCGGCGACGACGAGCCGCCAGCCGGGGTCGGCGACGACCGCGCGCCGGATGATCTTGGGGATTTGCAGCGCACCGCCGCCGTTGGTCGTCCAGCGCCCGCTGACGGTGCCGCCCGGCGTGTATTCGGGCCGGAAGCGGCCGTCGCGCACCCAGTCCTGCAGCCAGCTCCAGCCGTGCGCCGTCCAGATCCGGTACAGCTTCTTGTACTCCACGAGGGGCCGCACGGCCGGGTGGTCGATCTCCTCCAGCTCCCAGCGGCGGGTGGACTTGATCCTGATGCCGGCCTGGGCGAAGGCCTTGATGACATCGTTCGGTAGGTCGGGGCGGACGCGACGGCCGAAGGCGGCGGAGATCTCGTCGGCGAGGACGGCCAGGCGGCGTGGTTCGGCCGCGCCCGCGTTCCTGCCGCCGCCCGCGTACCGCTCGCCGAGGAGCTCGGTGAGCAGGGCGTGGTGGACGTCGGCGCGCCAGGGCAGGCCCGCGACGTTCATCTCGGCGGCCACCAGCATGCCCGCCGACTCGGCCGCCGTGAGCAACCGCATCCTGCCGGGGTGCTCGGCGGCCTCGTGTCTTCGCTGCTGCGCGGCATACACCTCCAGGAGGGCGTCGAAGGGGAGGGACGTCACGGGGGAGGGCTCGAAGAGGGAGTCCTGGGCGCCGGGAGCTGCCGCTCTGGGAGGCGGATCGTTCGGTACGGGGGCGTTGTGCAGCCGCGCCCAGGCGGCCGCGGCGGAGCGGGGCTCGCCGAGGCGGCCCTCGTGACCGAGGAGGAGGAGCTCGGCGTCCTCGATGTCGTAACACCGGTTCACCCGGACGCCTGCCGCGAGCAGCGCGGGATAGATCTCGGCGGTGGACCGCCAGACCCAGCGGCTCGCGTCGGGTCTCTCGCGCACGGCTCTGGCGAGGTCCGGCTCGTGCAGGACGGGGCCCGAGGGCAGGCCGTCTTCCCCGAGGGGGGCGAGGGTGGCGCCTCCGGCCTCGGTGGCGGCGAGGGCCCACCTTTCGGTCATGCGGTCGAGTGTGTCAGCAGGCACTGACAATGGGGGTGAGGGCTTTGGGGTGGGGGCGGGATGGTGTGGGGGTACGGGGGCTCGGGGCTCGGGGCATCTTGCCGGTGGGTCGGAGGTGGTGGTGGGGCCTGTGGCCCGCCCGCCCCTGCCGCGTGCCCCACGTCCGGGCGCTCCGACATGCGAGGGGCGCCCGGCGCTGCGAGGCTCAAGGCCATGAGAGTGGCCCTTGCGCAGACCGACTGTGTCCTCGGAGAGGTCGACGAGAACCTCGCGGACGCCCGGGAGCAGGTCGGCCAGGCGGCGGCGCAAGGTGCTGACCTTGTCGTCTTCCCCGAGCTGAGTCTGCACGGGTACCACTTGGGCGGCCTGGAACGTGACACGTCGCTGGAAGCGAGGGACCGCCGCCTCCTGGAACTTTCCACCGCGGGGCCCGACGTCATCGTCGGCCTGCACGAGCACACGAGCCTGCGCGCGTACAACACGTCCGCGTACTACTCGGGCGGCCAACTCCTGCACGCTCACCGGAAGTTGTACCTGCCGAACTACCTGGCCTGGGAGGAACGCAAGCACGTCAGCCCCGGCCAGCACCTGCGTG from Streptomyces sp. BA2 encodes:
- a CDS encoding bifunctional 3'-5' exonuclease/DNA polymerase, encoding MTERWALAATEAGGATLAPLGEDGLPSGPVLHEPDLARAVRERPDASRWVWRSTAEIYPALLAAGVRVNRCYDIEDAELLLLGHEGRLGEPRSAAAAWARLHNAPVPNDPPPRAAAPGAQDSLFEPSPVTSLPFDALLEVYAAQQRRHEAAEHPGRMRLLTAAESAGMLVAAEMNVAGLPWRADVHHALLTELLGERYAGGGRNAGAAEPRRLAVLADEISAAFGRRVRPDLPNDVIKAFAQAGIRIKSTRRWELEEIDHPAVRPLVEYKKLYRIWTAHGWSWLQDWVRDGRFRPEYTPGGTVSGRWTTNGGGALQIPKIIRRAVVADPGWRLVVADADQMEPRVLAAISRDRGLMEVAGSHEDLYTRLSDRAFSGDRDHAKIALLGAVYGQTSGDGLKNLAALRRRFPAAVAYVDDAAKAGEEGRLVRTWLGRTSPPAAGAGDFDEAGIPQEDPAAELPSQDGEFTPGYASSNTRARGRFTRNFVVQGSAADWALLMLAALRQSIAAAGLRAELVFFQHDEVIVHCPQEEAETVTEAIRAAGDLAGRIAFGETPVRFPFTVAVVECYADAK
- a CDS encoding tetratricopeptide repeat protein yields the protein MRSLARLLAGQGAGGGAPGRAPGVTPPVAVLSGMAGVGKSALALHVAHRLREHFPDGQLYVNLRGATPGMTPLTPGQALAALLRDLGVESSHSPEHPDAAAALLRSLLAPTRTLLVLDDAATAAQVRPLLPAGPGCAVIVTSRSPLTALDGAGRFPLDPLSEGDSVALLRAASGRAGLDAGHPLVELAGRLPLALRIIAARLAARRALTPDALAELLTVSGGRLRHLEHDDLSVRRSLAVALDALRTSERESDRDAAAALAAIGALDLPAYGVPLVARLLGVEEWRAGAALDRLVDVALLDETAYGRYAPHDLVRDFAREAAHQDGAGAADVVESALRWYAESARQSLLAIMPEGLDRDDRLGDLPDHLLPRHTADGCPGTGCADSGPGIADSGPGIADSGPGIGDGGPGITHGCPVPAVPPMSTDDAFAWGDTELANVIALADRHGRDSALLPVLVRCFFSYLKRRGRLAEADLLNRLAVTAARRWKDTAAEAQALTDLAGLNYVSGRSGTALDLIDEALDLWRSLDRMSCVHRGVINRGLLLEALGRYEESAEALGQSLDLAKAMDDPLSEAFALSTLGNVYEHTDARTAISYYERSLAIGETLGHAGLRQEVHCDMGKAYLALDEPDVALRHFEESLRIHGEAEDWHNESKVRLGMVRALRETSRTQDAGRECDDLLERAELRADAHMAGLARHQRGLLLYAEGRAEEAYAQWKSALESLDGTDSSEVVGELKSLLTGTGTGVGAGVGAGAGATASATASAIASTGAGAEAG